The nucleotide window TGGGCAAGGCAAGAATACTACTTTTTGGAAAGGAAATTGGGCAATGGTGGACTCAATGGCCAataagtaacttttttttttttttttttatatatatttcattgatTAAAAAGACGgttttaaattaattgaattttgtaaaattaattttggccAAAAGGGTTGAAAGCAAATTGGttaatatttgaatatatttaCACAAAAATGACTTGAATAAAAGtttaaacttcaaaattaaTCATAGAAATAAATTTCCAAATCGTAGCGTAGCACCCATCGATCGAGTGAGTTCGAGGTGGTTCATGCTTTCTATATAAGTCATTGTACGCCCTCTACCCCACGCATCAGCTCGCGTGGTTCACTGGTTCTCTtcaaactaaaatcaaaatcaattatactcgAAAACATTCAAAcatctcaaaatcaattcaaagtAATTTATAAAGTTATGTCTCTTAAATTTAGTAAAGTgagggattaaaagttgaaaaagaTGAGTGGTAAGTGAAATTTCTAAGTATTGAGTTAAAGTGGTAAGTGAAGTTTCTGTGCAATGAGTTGATAGTGATGTGTAACGCAGGTTGTACTTATAATATGCTTGCCATGTGAAGTTTGTTTCTTAGCTGAAATTGTCAATGGTGTCCAAGTAGACGATGAGTGCACCATCATACCTTTACAGCAACTTTTTCACCACTCGTGTCCTAACATCAACCACTTTGTGAGTTCatatttaatgagttttgaattatatactagtttttttattatttctgtCGATTATGTTAATGTCTAAGTTGTCATAATGAAAAAGggtgtattttattttcaaaaggtGACATCAATCATACTTAAAGTTTTAGAcgatttttaaaacaatacATCAAAAAACTTGTCATTTATATATTGTATGTAAGAGTAAATTCTTCATACTCATTTGAAGTTTGCCTTGTGGTTGACTTGACATCTTGCAGTTTGCTCCTCTTAATATCTCAAGTTTACTCTTTCTTTAAATGAAGTTTCGTAAATAGGTAGTAGaattaatttcttcaaattagCCGGTTCTTGAATCAGATGCtgaattttaaagaaaaaaatcttcataaatacataaatattatCGTAGAACTTGGTACTTGTATGTTAATTAAACATACTATGAAGGCCATTGAATTCATTATGTTCACTACCGTCCACATCTCGGTCACTCCCTCAATATCTATGATTATGTAAGTAAGGGATGCAACATAAACATGAATGTGCAATTagcaattaaatttaaaagtaatccaacaaggaaaaaaatgaaaaaagaaatttattacCATCAAGCTCCTTGCTTAATCATAGGAACaaaactttcttttaaaaatgaataaaaaataggttaaatacCTCTTGCTCGTTTAAGTTTCACAAAAATATCCTTTAAgtcttttgaattttaaataggtccattaaatttttaatttatgaaggacctatttaaaacttaaaaacttaATATACTTCAAATAGGTGCATCAAACAAACAACTTGAAGGACCTATTTAAAACTCAAATTAAAAGCAcgtatttaaaacttaaaaaacttaaaaagacTAATCTGgtattttttgtcaaacttaaagggTCAAAAGATGAATTTAGCCTAGAGAATAATAAGAGTTAGGCTTAATACAGCAtctggtcccttaacttattttttgtttttagtttggtcccctaactataaagtgtctcaatttggtcccataaactTCAatcgtttactattttggtcatctccgttaatttttaaccttaaatgtcTAAGATGAACCAACTTTGTAGGTGGTCTACCAAGactttattacattttttaattttaaccgttttgattttatttcttaaatgaAGATTGTTGGATCATGGAGGTATCTATTGTAGCATATAATGAACTACAACCACCTAATTTTTTTCGTCATCTTCTTCCCCTACCAATCTTCTTCATCTGCATCtttattcatcttcatcttcatcttaaGCAAAAACCCAGAAAGATCCATTTCCAAACCCAGCTCAATCGTTTTCAATTTGCTTTTTTTGAATCTGGTCCCTTTAAATAATCTAGTCCCTTTCGATTTGAATCTGGATTTTTTTAGATTGAGACGATGAAGAAATTGATGATGATCATCAtcatgttgatgttgattgttgttgatgatttctgAATTTTAGAAATTGGAGGTGTAGTGACGAgaagagatgatgatgattttgttgttgattattgttaataaatttttattggatGCCATAGTTTTTTGGTGCCATTGGTGCCATAGGTAactttgtgtctatctctctcttaacaactcattctctctcatctaaataatttattttaatcattctctTTCATCTAAAATGAACCTATGTCACCAATGGCACCAAAAAACTATGGCACCCAAGTATTTCCCGTTGTTGATGTGTTTAAGCTTTTAGGATTTGATGTGTTTTCTGGTTCTGCATATGATCAATGAATGTGATTTGAAGTTCTGCATAGTATGatgaagagagaagatgaagaaaactataaaaaaatcaagtgttgttgattcatttttaaatactaTAAACTTGTCAAGTGGTTTATACATTAAATAACTAATGGAGatgaccaaaatagtaaacggcaTTGAGTGTCaaacatgaacaaaaataaaggaaaataattagCATGATAGTTAAATTTAAAGTatctaaataaaaattacaattaagaAATATACTTTAGAGTATAATATAGTATTGTAAAATTactataatattaattatttttcatgtaCTAGTTTGACCACGAATTAAGTGTCAAACATGAACAAGTATTGGTGAAAAAGCTTCATTTAACATATGTGGTTGATTCAAGTTAACTGATCTATGATAATCACATGGTGCAGGACACACTTTCATCCTCTTGTGGATGAAGAGGGATTCATCTTGCAATTTCTCTCCTGCAAAAAGGCAAGTTGCTTCCTTCTAATGTGGTCATGGAGAATTAACTCTAAAAATACATTGATTGTTATAGTTTTCTCACTAATTTAAACTTGGAGATGATAATTGACCATGATACTTTATTTACTAAGATAGTTGTCTATATGGTAATAATacaactcatattttttttgtttaagcaAAGTATCATTTGCTTACAATTGCAAAAATTAATTGCAAAAATTAATATCTCCAGgcaaataaaatctatttaaaatttgttttttttagggaaaactCTATTTAAGACGTTAGCTACAGACAGCTTCtccaaataaaatgtttttctttgtaCGGATATAAgatcaataattaattaattggcTATTACTTTTTTCATCCTATGAGTATGTCGCACCTCCTAtttagattttaaaatctgaaatcTTTCAACGTGTTTTGGAGGTTTTTATGAGGTGTTTATGACGTTCGAattctataatccgaactgCATAGGGCGCGAGAAATCAATAGGGTATGAAAAGAAGGGGTCTAATTAATTTCATGTTAAATGTATGGACTAAGCCCACTTATTAATGGACCTTTAGCTATCCCAATCAAACGAATTCTGCTCTCCACCCAGCACAAAACACTCGCGCCCTGCAGTGTTGCCAAAAATGCCCCTACGTTAGTTAATTAACGCAAGTGTAAAACTAtgtgttagttaactaacgctgcGTTACTTAAGTAACGCATGTGTAAAACACTGCATGAGTTAACTCCCGCAGCCATTAGCAcatgcgcgagttaactcacactagttttctttctcattttcctTCTTGAAATTAATAGCTACAAGATGCATGATGGTGGGCAGAGGTTGAGCACAACATGCATGCTGCCACGTTAACAGTAGAAGTCACTATAAGTTTTATAGTAAGAAATATGACTTTGCATTAAAATTTAGAACTTGTTGTGATTCTTAAAATCACTTGGATTATTATAATAGCAGGTCAAGATGCATGATGGTGGACAGAGGTAGAGCACAACATGCATGTTGCCACGTTAACCGCAGAAGTCACTTACGTCTAAATTGTactaattcataaaataaaattttggtgCTCACCTCTCTCAATTTTGGTGCTCATTGCTCAATATAGGTGAAAACAAAACTAGTGTGAATTAGCGTTAGTTAAGTAGCGCATGGACATTTTGGGCATGGCTGCAGGGCGCGAGTATTTTGTGCTGGGTGGAGAGCAGAATTccaatcaaacattaaaagGCCCACTTTCTAAATAAAATCCATTTGATAGAAAATTTGATCTTTAGACACCTATGCTTTGATCACAAATACCTTTGAAGTAACCAAAATTCCCCAACGACAATTGATTACCGTTCGTTGCTGAGTAATAGTTAATTGATGCTTGCTGCTGAACGGTTATTAATTGTTATTCCGCTGTGAAGCTATATCAGAAACTTATTAATGGACCTTAAACTATCCCAATCAATCATTAAAAGGCCCACTTTCTAAATAAAATCCAGTTGTAATAGAAAATTTGCTCTTTAGACACCTATGCTTTGATCGCAAATACGTTGAAGTAACCAAAATTCTCCAATGACAATTAATTACCGTTCGTTGCTGAGTAATAATTAATTGTCGCTCGCTGCTAAACAGTTATTAATTGATATTCTGTTGTGAGGCTATATcagaaacaaaaataacaccaatcacatattcaaATTCATTTAATAACAGATTGTTATATTTATGTTTGCGATCATCTTGCAAACCATTTCAAATCATATATGTTTACCAAACCTACTATTGATGCACTTTAGTTCAAGTCTTTAACCGTAGCTGATGGTGGTTCTATCATTAGAGCATTTTGTGAAGAAGAGGTTAAACAGACAGTATGAGACTGTGATAATTTCAAAAGTCCCGGACTTGACGAAATCAATTTTGGCTTCATCAAGAAGTTCTTGGGgagataaaaaacaaatttcatgCTTTTTATTGGTGAGTTTTATAGGAATGGGAAATTGGTGAAGGGCATTAATTCCACTTTCATTATATTAATCCCTAAGGTCGAGAATCCTCAAGTTCTATCTATCTTTCATCCCATTTTTCTAATCAGATGTATGTATAATGTGTTGACGAAAGTGTAGGCCAATAGGTTGGCAATGTGATTGACACTCCCATTTTTGAGTCGCAATCAGCCTTTGTTAAAGGCCAATAGATTTTGGACGACATTATTATTGCAAATGAAGCAGTTGATGATGCTTGCAAGTTAAAGAAGTAATTAATGttgtttaaatttgattttgagaaaGCCTATGATCCGATTGATTGTAATTATTTGAAATCagttatgaagaaaatgaattttccaACTACGTGGAGGAAGAGGACTATGGAATGTGTGATGTCGGCTTCAACATATGTTTTGAGAAATGAGAGACCGACTGATGAATTTCAATTAGAAAGATATCTTCGACAAGGTGTTCCTCTTTCTCCCTTTCTTTTTCTACTAGCAGCTAAGGGATTGAATGTCGTGATGAATGCTACTGTTGAGGCCGAGTTGTTTTTCGGATATGATATTGGTCACAGTGTATCATTAAGCATTACCTTTTTATAATTTGTCGATGATACAATTATTATGTGCGAAAAAAGCTTGGTGAATATCAGAGCTTTGAAGGCAAATCTTATCCAGCCCGACCTAGCCTTTTTAGTAAAAGATTCAGGCTTAGACTTTTTAAATAGCCTATTTACCTTAATAGACCAAACTTGGGCATATAAAAAAGCCTAAGAtgcactctctctctctctctctctctctctctctctccttctctctctctctctctctctctctctctctctctctctctctctctctctctctctctctctctctctctccttttaACTGTGACCATATTCATTTGAACCATTATTTTCCGCAAAAAATTCACGTTTACAACATACTTGTCATTTTTTTTGACGAAGATTGTCTCTAGAACTTTATAAAAATGGTCTACCTAAAAGATGTGAGTTTATGCCTTAATATAAAGTAGACCTTTAAAATAGACTTCTGAGCTTGATAGACCTTCAAAAAGGTCATGCTCAGACTTTGAAAATTGGCCTATTACACGCCAAAGGTCAGGCTCGAGCTTAAACTTTTTATGCTAGGACAGACTCGTGCCTTATAAAACCCAACCCGACCTGctctattcccaaccctaactGCAATATGTGAGATcataaaattggattttctgttgtttgatgaaagatttttacctctcataaaactctttacacgtaagtatatataggatcgtgtccacagggagttgcgtatttcataagcattttcacaatatttgtcacattaagtgtttgggtataaattgtttgtttgtgtaaaactattttcctaatcgacataaaagtaaaacaagaagagatagggctattccgcttgcggtcagagacatcaaccaagcgtaacagctgcaatctctcgatcgattaaTGGATTCTAGCTTATTAaactatattatcacaatcactcgacaatatcattcgtgtccaaatgatatcgttatttctaagggatcgtttaaacatcgatttcccaaacatttaaacgatcacaaagtcgtTTGGGTAGTTTAATCGAGgatttcccaaccgattaaattacccaaaagcattaagttctagattaaaagtgattatcaaatattaacatccatgtctagagtaataacttaagatagattgttattctatttctagattcaaaagtatgtgtccatatcattttgaatctcaataaaacaataaaagcaagaataacaacaatattgaataaataagctagaaccatatattaaaagatcaaaagattacataatagcttgtttgaatacctcaaaactacaagagtagatgtagctacatatgtatatgatagctttgcaaaggatgaagaaagggtgaagattccatgacaagatccatgatgtctcaacaaatcttgccttgaatctactcctaactaccttgttttgtgtttctctctctagaaaagccctagtctctctctaaaaaccagaaaatatcaataaaaatgtaatagaatatttggaaagagaagagaaaactattttTATGGGTTGACTGCGtgcccgttcgcttaagcgatcTAGCAAAATATCTTCCTTTGCCCAATTGGGAGCTGCCACGTGCGCCTTATCCATATGAAGTTGATGAACTTCGCTTAAGCGTGTGAGAAGCGAGCTGAAAGCGTGCAAATCTGGCACTCACTGGACAAccgtgttggaacaaaatatgtttcacaataaaccttagttagttttgatgataacaaggtattaaaaattgtcaattggttattgctaataattgttcaagtgtacaggaccataggcaaagttaatcaatttcaataggtcttggaagaacaatagagagcaaaggaatctaaagtatctgaagaaaactgcgtctgaagctatgaagtgcttctgaagtaatgacgtcatcagaagcagaagttcatcagaagcagaagtccatcagaagcaagatttcatcagaagctatatcatcaccagaagctacaattgttcagtaaatttaaactgaagtttcaaaggagctgtttttcgtttcaacctcgtctaagagaacgaagaattaaaagggaggtatcaacggtcatttgaaaagcactgggtgcttgtccttctttatcagagttgacaaagtacaagtgtacaaccactacctccactactatGTTTCTGTCtatgctacaagacaagacaacaactctgcctgcagaaatgttccttcaagataggaaggaatttgaagttgatccttcataggactacacccaaatcaggcaaaagattactggtggatgatcaaaggaactcaacgactctttagacgtgctaaaaatctcaacatCTCTCTACTCAccactatataaaggagtgaagacttgaagattgaaaagAGACAttaacacaagttaaaagcgccaaaactctgccaaatttgattctacaaagcactttgaatttctgcactgatttgatacatcttagaaattcgtaagtctagagtctttattgcattgtattgtgaacaccactgattgtatatcaagtgttcaaagtcaaacattttctgtgtaattctgtttgattagaagccTCTCGCCtacgtgcttgagcattagaagactcttgctttagtgcttgagcattggaagtctctcgcctgcgtgcttgagcatttgagaagtctCGTACtaagagagtattgagcatttgtaatctgtgtgattattagtggaaatctccttggaagtgcaagggggactggactacttccggtttgtggaaggaaccaggataattgtttgtgtctctctttcttttctctgttcTGTTTtcattccgctgcatatctgattctgaacatcacatcagaagcatttctaaccagcttctgaagtgttatcagaagaagaacttttagagaaaaagaaaacacaattcaacccccccccccccccccctcttgtgtttttctcaccttcaaaccGTCGCTTAAGCGTGCATCTCTTTTCTTCATAAGCGTGCTACAAGCGTCTGGAAAGCGAAGATCTTGATGCTCTCTGGagctggttcgcttaagcgaccatctCTTGGTTCAGGAGGTTCTTTCTTGGTCCTTGCTTGTCGTTTCCTGCATAAATTGGATAGAATCAGGCATGTAAAGCATAAATGGTAAAAATACACTCAAATGGTAGTTTTTCcttagataacttgcaaaacaagtcactAATTTACCTaagttaacacatgaaatatgttacttttaAGCACTTATCATTATTACAAAAGAAAGATATTGTAATTGACCGTCAAATCTCAAATCAAGAGTCATGATcatttcaaattatttgattccaaatcattgattaagataaataaaactaatttactTATTACCTCAACATATCTTGGTTgatccttccttaaaaaaaaaacatcttggTCCATAAGATCACACAAATTTAGGATCCATAGTCCCTAAAAACGTGTGAAAAGGTCTTGCTTGCGTCATATCTTCGtcaaaataaaccatataactATTCAAAAGCTGTATCCCAAATTAGAAGCCACTAGACAGTGACACAAAAGTCATTCCTCTAAGATAAAAGTGCTTCCTTTTCCTACCCCATCTCCATTCTTTGTTAGCATTCCAATGTAATTTTCTTTAGAATTTGGAATCCTTTATTTCAAGGGACGGTCATAAAGGAAAGGCTATGTTTGACAAAGAATCTTCCCTACTAAGAAAAATACATGTCAAAagcaaaaaaaggaaaataagacTATAGTTTAGTATTTCCTAACATGATAaagtaaaagaaattaattatggACTGTCTAAAGGTGCTGCTTGCAGCTCAAGATAAGCAAACACCCTTTAATGTCTTTTTCTTGCTCCTCTCACTTGTCTTCCCCTTCACAATTTTATAttctttgctaaaaaaaattggtgaaaaTATTCTTAGCAATATTAACATTTTACAGCTAAGAAAACCactatcttattttatttttattctaaaattatACAACTGATATTATgaataaatactttttattttgctaTTGGCATAATGATCAATATAGAGTCaaatttaactcatttgaggGGTTTTAATAGaaccttattttattttgcattttaaaaCTCTTAATATTGTTTTTGCACCACTAACCAAGAACTCAAAGCTTGAACCCGTAGATCGTTATTGgtacatatttaaataaacacATATGATGAGAGAAAAATATGGTAACCCGGATAGGAACTCGGAATTTCATATAAAACGTTCTCATAGCTAAACTATTCATGTTTTTAGAATTATAATGAATGtgtaattctaattttttttttcatacatttttttgagaaatttttttcataaatttaatcAACTAATGATTTTGCTTATCATAATTTTCTCAATGCAACACAAGATATGagacaattaattttttgtctatgttttatttttgacattataaatttcaaaggctcctaattctaatttaaaaaaggtaatttttaaaaaatattatttggtaTATATGACAACAcctataaaatccaaaaaaaaacttcattaagaaaaatattaagtgCATGGACACTTTCCAAATCAATAGCCAATAAGCACATTCCTTTTCATattctaaaattatatataagtgaCTCCCCTTAACATAATGCGTCCTTCTTTCTCCACCATTTTCAAACCCCTCATACCCATCACAACCCAAACCAACAAAATCCCAAACTCCACCGTTTTCTTATACCATGCATGAAATAATACACATATAAACACAAACCTTAAACACACCATTTCCACAAAACTACCAAAATGGCCACTGTTAGAAAACTTATAGTAGAAGTAATAGATGCACAAAACCTAGCTCCCAAGGACGGTCATGGAACTTCAAGTCCATACATAGTAATTGATTTCCACGGTCAAAGAAGAAAAACTCGAACCTTGGTTCGCGACTTGAACCCGGTTTGGAATGAAACATTGTCATTTAATGTTGGAGAACGTAACGAAATTTTCGGTGAtgttttggaacttgatgtttATCATGACATGAAACACGGTCCAACCCGGAGAGAAAACTCTCTGGGTCGAGTTCGACTTAGCTCGACTCAGTTTGTGAAAAAAGGTGAAGAAGCTTTGATTTATTAtgagttgaagaagaaaagtttGTTCAATATGGTTCAAGGAAAAGTTGGCTTGAAAATTTACTATGTTGATGAAGAAAttcctcctcctccaccaccgGTACCTGTGCCGGAAAATCCACCGGCACCATCGTCTGAGCCACCATCCGGAAAAGTAGAAGAATCGCCTCCACCGCCATCTGAGCTGGAAAAAGTTGAACCACCACCGTCTGATCAACCGTCCGGAGCACCACCTCCGCCATCCGAAGCTGGGCCCCAACCTAAGGCTGAAGGTGAACAAGAACCTAAGGTTGAACCGGAACCTGTTCCTGAACAGATTCCGGTTCAAGAAGAAGTTGTAGATCCGATGGATGCAAACCCACCAGAAGCATTTGAAATGGCAGCTGCATCAATTTCAAGGTCAAATTCAGAAGTTAGATTCAGCGGAATCAACGGTCCACATCCACAGCCAATAAGAAGATCGGCATCAACGGCTAGTTTTACATCAGAAGCTTCGATGGACAGCATGTTGATCGAACGGTCCACGTTTGATCTCGTTGAAAAGATGCACTATCTTTTCATACGCGTGGTGAAAGCGCGTTACCTACCAACAAACGGTAACCCAATAGTGAAGATTTCGGTTTCGGGTCATGATGTTAATTCCAAACCCGCACGCAAAACGACAACGTTTGAATGGAACCAAACATTCGCTTTTGCACGTGACACACATGATTCTTCTCCTATTCTTGAAATCACTGTGTGGGACCCACAAACAATAGAAGAAAATCGTAGTTTGCTTGGTGGTGTTTGTTTTGATGTCAATGAGATTCCGGTGAGGGACCCACCAGATAGTTCACTTGCACCACAATGGTATAGAATGGAAGGTGGTGGGGCCCAACATGGTGACTTAATGATCGCCACGTGGATTGGTACTCAAGCGGACGAATCATTTGCCGACGCGTGGAAAAGTGATACTACTAATCATGTCAATTCAAAAGCTAAAGTGTATCAATCACCTAAGCTTTGGTATCTTCGTGTAACTATTCTTGAAGCTCAAGATATAACGCCGTTGACGCCAACGTTAAAAGAATCGtggtttcattttcaaattcgaGCTCAAATTGGATTTCAAGTGTTAAAAACGAAAACAACGGTTACTAAAAACGGTATTGTTTCGTGGAACGAAGATCTTCTCTTTGTTGCAGCTGAGCCATTAACCGTAAGTGATTTTATCGTCTTTAGTTTGGAAAACCGGCAACATAAAGCGCCGGTTACAATGGGTGTTGTGAAAATACCTTTAACAGCCGTTGAAAGAAGAGTTGATGACCGGAATGTGGGGTCACGTTGGTTCACATTTGATGATCCAAACGATGAAAAAAGAAGTGGTTATAAAGGAAGATTACATTTACGATTATGCTTTGACGGAGGGTATCACGTGATGGATGAAGCCGCTCACGTGACTAGTGATTATCGACCAACAGCAAGACAACTTTGGAAACCACCAGTTGGAACGATCGAACTTGGTATCATTGGTTGCAAGAATTTAATACCGATGAAAACGGTAAATGGTAAAAGTTCCACTGATGGTTATTGTGTTGCGAAGTACGGTAACAAATGGGTGCGAACGAGAACAGTTTCAGATAATTTGGAACCAAAGTGGAATGAACAATACACAT belongs to Medicago truncatula cultivar Jemalong A17 chromosome 6, MtrunA17r5.0-ANR, whole genome shotgun sequence and includes:
- the LOC25495855 gene encoding protein QUIRKY, with protein sequence MATVRKLIVEVIDAQNLAPKDGHGTSSPYIVIDFHGQRRKTRTLVRDLNPVWNETLSFNVGERNEIFGDVLELDVYHDMKHGPTRRENSLGRVRLSSTQFVKKGEEALIYYELKKKSLFNMVQGKVGLKIYYVDEEIPPPPPPVPVPENPPAPSSEPPSGKVEESPPPPSELEKVEPPPSDQPSGAPPPPSEAGPQPKAEGEQEPKVEPEPVPEQIPVQEEVVDPMDANPPEAFEMAAASISRSNSEVRFSGINGPHPQPIRRSASTASFTSEASMDSMLIERSTFDLVEKMHYLFIRVVKARYLPTNGNPIVKISVSGHDVNSKPARKTTTFEWNQTFAFARDTHDSSPILEITVWDPQTIEENRSLLGGVCFDVNEIPVRDPPDSSLAPQWYRMEGGGAQHGDLMIATWIGTQADESFADAWKSDTTNHVNSKAKVYQSPKLWYLRVTILEAQDITPLTPTLKESWFHFQIRAQIGFQVLKTKTTVTKNGIVSWNEDLLFVAAEPLTVSDFIVFSLENRQHKAPVTMGVVKIPLTAVERRVDDRNVGSRWFTFDDPNDEKRSGYKGRLHLRLCFDGGYHVMDEAAHVTSDYRPTARQLWKPPVGTIELGIIGCKNLIPMKTVNGKSSTDGYCVAKYGNKWVRTRTVSDNLEPKWNEQYTWKVFDPSTVLTIGVFDSFSVFESDNSKTEMTNESTRPDFRIGKVRIRISTLQTGRVYKNTYPLLVLTHGGLKKMGEIEIAIRFVRTVQRLDFLHVYSQPMLPLMHHIKPLGVVHQEVLRNTAVKMVAGHLSRSEPPLRKEVVFYMLDADSHNFSIRKVRANWCRIINVVAGLIEIVRWIEDTRGWKNPTATILVHALLVMLVWFPDLIIPTLAFYVFAVGAWNYRFRARDPLPHFDPKISLADVVDREELDEEFDIVPSTRSYEAVRARYDKLRTLGARVQTVLGDLATQGERVQALVTWRDPCATGIFVFLCLVVAMILYLVPSKMVAMACGFYYLRHPIFRDRLPSPGLNFFRRLPSLSDRIM